A single genomic interval of Xyrauchen texanus isolate HMW12.3.18 chromosome 8, RBS_HiC_50CHRs, whole genome shotgun sequence harbors:
- the LOC127647921 gene encoding gap junction gamma-1 protein-like, whose translation MSWSFLTRLLEEIQHHSTSVGKLWLTTLVVFRIVLTAVGGESIYYDEQSKFVCNSGQPGCENVCYDAFAPLSHVRFWVFQIILSALPSLLYMGYAANKISHNEEPRGGAGPVAPAADGTGGGYTQRRPRKMYFGARQHRAGHEDGEEEREDDPMIYEVPEIDNSRRELVPPRPKPKVRHDGRRRIRDDGLMRVYVLQLLTRSVLEAGFLAGQYLLYGFRVEPVFVCSDKPCPHHVDCYISRPTEKTIFLRIMYGVSCLCLLLNLWEMIHLGVGTISDVLRKRNAATTEDEYQLGLLTAGGVSVGVGGPALSEGELGGGVGGGVKEADYVGYPFSWNTPSAPPGYNIVVKPETMPYTDLSNAKMACKQNRANIAQEEQQQYGSNEDNFPSAGEVRPPPINKDVIQLEAAIQAYTLQHHANNNHDDLNDNHNIDEKPQSNITTAPQKERKHRPMHGKSGSAGSSSSSKSGEGKPSVWI comes from the coding sequence ATGAGCTGGAGCTTCCTGACACGTCTGCTGGAAGAGATCCAGCACCACTCCACATCGGTGGGGAAACTCTGGCTCACCACACTAGTTGTCTTCCGTATTGTTCTGACTGCGGTGGGCGGCGAGTCCATATATTACGATGAGCAGAGCAAGTTTGTCTGCAACTCGGGTCAGCCGGGATGCGAGAATGTCTGCTATGATGCCTTTGCACCACTCTCGCATGTGCGATTCTGGGTTTTCCAGATTATTCTGTCTGCCCTGCCCTCTCTGCTGTATATGGGCTATGCAGCCAATAAGATCTCCCACAATGAGGAGCCGCGGGGTGGAGCAGGGCCCGTGGCTCCAGCAGCTGACGGGACAGGGGGCGGATACACCCAGCGAAGGCCAAGAAAGATGTATTTTGGGGCACGGCAGCACCGAGCAGGACACGAGGATGGGGAAGAGGAACGGGAGGATGACCCCATGATCTATGAAGTGCCAGAGATAGACAACTCACGTCGGGAGTTGGTGCCACCACGGCCCAAGCCCAAAGTGAGGCATGATGGACGCCGGCGCATCCGTGATGACGGGCTGATGCGAGTGTATGTTCTACAGCTGCTAACACGTTCCGTGCTGGAGGCGGGCTTTCTTGCGGGACAGTATCTGCTTTACGGCTTTCGCGTGGAACCAGTTTTTGTGTGCTCAGATAAGCCCTGCCCACACCATGTGGACTGTTACATCTCACGCCCTACAGAAAAGACCATCTTCCTCCGAATAATGTATGGCGTCAGCTGCCTTTGCCTGCTTCTAAACCTATGGGAAATGATCCACCTCGGAGTGGGAACCATCAGCGACGTTCTCCGCAAAAGAAATGCAGCAACAACAGAGGATGAGTACCAACTGGGCCTGCTTACAGCGGGGGGTGTGTCAGTCGGAGTGGGTGGGCCAGCACTAAGTGAGGGAGAGCTAGGAGGCGGGGTTGGGGGAGGTGTAAAAGAAGCAGACTATGTTGGTTATCCCTTCTCATGGAACACCCCTTCTGCACCACCGGGCTACAACATTGTGGTAAAGCCTGAGACCATGCCATACACAGACTTGAGCAATGCCAAGATGGCTTGCAAGCAGAACCGTGCCAACATTGCACAGGAGGAGCAGCAACAATACGGCTCCAATGAGGACAACTTTCCATCAGCAGGTGAGGTGCGGCCGCCGCCGATCAACAAAGATGTCATACAATTAGAAGCAGCGATTCAAGCCTACACCTTGCAGCACCATGCCAATAATAACCACGATGACCTGAACGACAACCATAACATTGATGAAAAGCCTCAGAGTAACATCACTACAGCACCACAAAAGGAGCGAAAGCACCGGCCCATGCATGGCAAATCAGGGAGCGCTGGAAGCAGCAGCAGTAGCAAGTCAGGAGAAGGCAAACCATCTGTCTGGatctga
- the LOC127648436 gene encoding uncharacterized protein LOC127648436: MEQTKMANVQPITKLNVSVSQAEEEILAAEGYQFINDVLNEGAGKNRILLWYKKECGMKPVTRIQFSFIDKMKCGLTKAGYELINRDLNAGVCGDHIFLWYFHGSTEYDIPIVSLEVSTDPKDEPPLLNDGWERLCCDLNRNAGGLYIYLWVKREKPSYICEITTSVDFNADKHLYELGYTRVDEDTNRAAGGDYIFLWYRRSTDKSKALTALQVSTTLQEQANLQDQGFKKLSVNLNKGTTGTKVYVWHMKEGCESQIQSMVLLINPDAWSVYKKEGIIVIEKNLNEGNKGWPMYLAYK, translated from the coding sequence ATGGAACAAACCAAAATGGCAAACGTGCAGCCGATAACAAAGCTCAACGTATCCGTCTCACAAGCCGAGGAGGAAATTCTTGCAGCTGAAGGTTATCAATTTATTAATGATGTCCTCAATGAAGGTGCCGGTAAAAACCGCATTCTTCTTTGGTACAAGAAAGAGTGCGGCATGAAACCTGTGACCAGGATCCAGTTTTCCTTCATCGACAAAATGAAATGTGGCCTGACTAAAGCTGGCTATGAGCTGATCAACAGGGATCTGAATGCAGGAGTTTGTGGAGATCACATCTTTCTGTGGTACTTTCATGGCAGCACTGAATACGACATTCCCATCGTGAGCCTGGAGGTAAGCACAGATCCAAAAGATGAACCCCCTCTTCTGAACGATGGTTGGGAGAGATTGTGCTGTGATCTGAACCGTAATGCAGGAGGCCTCTATATCTACCTGTGGGTGAAGAGAGAGAAGCCAAGCTATATCTGTGAGATCACCACATCTGTTGACTTCAATGCTGACAAGCACCTCTATGAGCTGGGCTACACTCGTGTGGATGAAGACACCAACCGTGCTGCTGGTGGAGACTACATTTTCCTCTGGTATCGGCGCTCAACTGATAAGAGTAAAGCTCTCACTGCTCTTCAGGTGTCCACCACCCTCCAGGAGCAGGCAAACCTTCAGGATCAAGGTTTCAAAAAGCTCAGTGTCAATCTTAACAAAGGAACAACTGGAACAAAAGTATATGTGTGGCACATGAAAGAAGGTTGTGAATCACAGATCCAAAGCATGGTTCTACTGATCAATCCTGATGCTTGGAGCGTGTATAAGAAGGAGGGCATCATCGTTATTGAAAAGAATCTGaatgagggcaacaaaggctggCCAATGTACTTAGCATACAAGtga